The proteins below come from a single Metarhizium brunneum chromosome 1, complete sequence genomic window:
- the rhlG_0 gene encoding Rhamnolipids biosynthesis 3-oxoacyl-[acyl-carrier-protein] reductase → MASTDALTSNSLFKLQGRVALVTGGGSGIGLMAAQALAANGAKVYITGRTKEKLDTAKSQHFGDDNSNVITIQADVSSKESIQSLVKEIESREKCLCVLVNNAGIAADHHQTAEAKSASELRDSLFQQSDFDNWTDVYRTNVAAVYFTTAAFLPLLQASSERHAGWSGTVINITSISGLVKTSQHHFSYNASKAAANHVTRMLAAEIGAAGLKIRVNGIAPGVFPSEMTAGESDEAQKSQLPKDKYQGKIPAARPGKDEDMASTVLFMAANQYVNGHIVVVDGGYTLSAGM, encoded by the exons ATGGCAAGCACAGATGCCTTGACAAGCAACTCGCTTTTCAAACTTCAGGGCCGAGTAGCCCTCGTCACAG GTGGCGGCTCGGGCATCGGGCTGATGGCCGCACAAGCTCTTGCCGCAAACGGCGCCAAGGTCTACATCACAGGCCGGACAAAGGAGAAGCTCGACACTGCCAAGTCGCAGCATTTCGGCGATGACAATAGCAATGTCATCACGATCCAAGCCGACGTGTCCTCCAAGGAGAGCATACAATCCCTCGTTAAAGAGATAGAGTCGCGTGAGAAATGCCTGTGCGTCCTtgtcaacaacgccggcatTGCGGCGGACCACCACCagacggccgaggccaagtcGGCATCGGAACTGCGAGACTCGCTGTTTCAGCAGTCCGACTTTGACAACTGGACTGACGTATATAGAACAAACGTGGCTGCCGTCTACTTCACCACGGCGGCGTTTTTGCCATTGCTGCAGGCGTCCAGCGAGAGACACGCTGGCTGGTCAggcaccgtcatcaacatcacGTCGATTTCGGGTCTGGTCAAGACGTCGCAGCACCACTTCAGCTACAATGCGTCCAAGGCAGCAGCGAACCACGTCACTCGCATGTTGGCCGCAGAGATTGGAGCTGCAGGGCTGAAGATCCGCGTCAATGGCATCGCGCCGGGCGTCTTCCCCAGCGAAATGACGGCCGGAGAGAGCGACGAGGCTCAGAAAAGCCAACTGCCGAAAGACAAGTATCAAGGTAAAATACCGGCGGCTAGGCCCGGCAAAGACGAGGACATGGCATCGACCGTCTTGTTCATGGCCGCCAACCAGTATGTCAACGGACACATTGTTGTGGTTGATGGCGGGTACACGCTCTCAGCGGGCATGTAA